One segment of Paraburkholderia caribensis DNA contains the following:
- a CDS encoding response regulator transcription factor yields MRVLLVEDDLQIGQSLMRALQDADYSVDWVRDGNAGSAAIAAAEYTVVLLDLGLPGMGGIELLRSARAAGNTVPVLILTARDDLDARVQGLDVGADDYVLKPFDVPELMARMRAVLRRKAGYASSRLGDDALNLDLDKRTLCCNGVSSVLSAREFALMLAFLERPGTILSRDQLEDKLYGWGKEVESNAVDVLIHSVRKKFGQSVIRNVRGLGWTVMLGEAPKT; encoded by the coding sequence ATGCGAGTGCTACTGGTTGAAGACGATCTGCAGATCGGCCAAAGTCTGATGCGCGCGCTGCAGGACGCTGACTACAGCGTCGACTGGGTGCGCGACGGCAATGCGGGCAGCGCCGCCATCGCTGCCGCCGAATATACCGTCGTCCTGCTCGATCTCGGCTTGCCGGGCATGGGCGGCATCGAATTGCTGAGGTCGGCCCGCGCGGCGGGCAACACCGTGCCCGTGCTGATCCTGACGGCGCGCGACGACCTCGACGCGCGCGTGCAGGGCCTCGACGTCGGCGCTGACGATTACGTCCTCAAACCCTTCGACGTCCCCGAGCTGATGGCGCGCATGCGTGCCGTGTTGCGGCGCAAGGCGGGCTATGCGTCGTCGCGTCTCGGCGACGACGCGCTGAACCTCGATCTCGACAAGCGCACGCTGTGCTGCAATGGGGTGTCGTCGGTATTGTCGGCGCGCGAGTTCGCGCTGATGCTCGCGTTTCTCGAACGGCCCGGCACGATCCTGTCGCGCGACCAGCTGGAGGACAAGCTGTACGGCTGGGGCAAGGAAGTCGAGAGCAATGCCGTCGACGTGCTCATTCACTCCGTGCGCAAGAAGTTCGGGCAGTCGGTGATTCGCAATGTGCGCGGGCTCGGCTGGACCGTCATGCTCGGCGAAGCGCCGAAAACCTGA
- a CDS encoding alpha/beta hydrolase has translation MSNHPALDGLTDRMAASWQARAVLMVMPLFVGRCARARCVAPDVARLRVRSHWLSLPGAGLAALFNPRSRRVSDGGLDGLWTLPSTRPGPIANAILYLHGGGYYFGSSATHRAVTTALAAHSGAPVFAPDYRLAPEHPFPAALNDALHAYRTLIARGIAANSIVVAGDSAGGGLALALLVALRDAGDALPAGAVLFSPWADLTTTWRAARGAGPTTRIAMQRAAQMYIGDASAWDPYVSPARGDLHDLPPIHLQISDAEAMYEDALALAARLNRVGVTVQVAQWHAVPHALPCFAPFLPEANQALRQAAMFVRRCYATRKREAATAAAMA, from the coding sequence ATGTCGAACCATCCGGCTCTCGACGGTCTCACGGATCGCATGGCCGCGAGCTGGCAGGCGCGTGCCGTTCTCATGGTCATGCCGCTGTTCGTCGGGCGGTGCGCTCGTGCGCGCTGCGTGGCGCCCGATGTCGCGCGGCTGCGCGTGCGCTCGCACTGGCTGTCGTTGCCGGGCGCGGGGCTAGCGGCGCTTTTCAATCCGCGTTCGCGCAGGGTGAGCGACGGCGGTCTCGACGGGCTGTGGACGTTACCGTCCACCCGGCCCGGCCCGATCGCGAACGCGATTCTGTACCTGCATGGCGGCGGCTATTACTTTGGATCGTCGGCGACCCATCGCGCGGTGACCACGGCGCTCGCCGCGCATAGCGGCGCGCCCGTGTTCGCGCCCGATTACCGGCTCGCGCCCGAGCATCCGTTTCCCGCCGCGCTAAATGATGCGCTGCACGCGTACCGCACCCTGATCGCGCGCGGCATCGCGGCGAATTCGATCGTCGTCGCGGGCGACTCGGCGGGCGGCGGGCTGGCGCTCGCGTTGCTGGTTGCGCTGCGCGATGCGGGCGACGCCTTGCCGGCGGGCGCCGTGCTGTTTTCGCCGTGGGCCGATCTGACCACGACATGGCGCGCCGCGCGCGGCGCCGGACCGACGACGCGTATCGCGATGCAACGCGCCGCGCAAATGTACATCGGCGACGCGAGCGCGTGGGACCCGTATGTGTCGCCTGCGCGCGGCGATTTGCACGATCTGCCGCCCATCCATCTGCAGATCAGCGACGCGGAAGCGATGTACGAGGATGCGCTCGCGCTCGCGGCGCGCCTCAATCGCGTGGGCGTGACGGTGCAGGTCGCCCAATGGCATGCGGTGCCGCATGCGCTGCCGTGTTTCGCGCCATTTCTGCCCGAGGCGAATCAGGCGCTGCGGCAGGCGGCGATGTTCGTCAGGCGCTGCTATGCGACGCGCAAACGCGAGGCTGCAACCGCCGCCGCCATGGCATGA